The region taaggagatgcaggccccgagtggatctagaggacgcaggagcagatacaaacatgccagagccctgtcgttcctacggtcgacgctgctgagcagaaggtaaatattcaacaccacatattttcagtcaaactgaaaaaatgtgtaaccttcaatttttttgcagtaagggcaattgtaatataaagatactaatattttttttcttcttctttaacagcactttctgcagcactcgggagcctgcatcagagttgcagccctctggagcgatccctcgagagtccgccaccggggaccacgtcgacccctctgtttctgcacctacccttttgtttgatccctcagcctcatccaccagcgctggagcagcagggcggacttcgtcacttgaagctgcaggtgatgagttagagttccctttaccccacccctctgccactgccgcaacttctagaccaactttgtggtcaggacggcagcgccagagaggtcaggaaaggagctatgcgcctgactttttgcatctgaatgcatcctttcacagtgccatcaagcttttgagtgagcaaacgtctgctgggtacaatatgcttaacaaaagcatacttgaactcagcagtcgtcttgataggatgcaatcagatgcaaaccagtcaccaaggcactgtttttttcagtcggtcctcaggcacatggaaaatctaactcctgacctgcagatgcatgtgatgcaaggctgccacactgctctagcgcaggcgatatcccatgcccctccacctacccttcatgtgtcaacacctttcccctctcaatccaccgtctatcctcccatccgtcctcctcctgtacgtcctcctcccgtccattctactccttcgtcatttgttccttccccccttagtctttcccagtttttaacgtcccccttccattcttcccctttaacttctccgttatcaatcccagcaacaccttcatacctcacacacaccacatctgcacctcaagtctctacacaacctcatgttttcaccacccattccacttctgttcctccccgtgatgtcctgtcccccactctcgacgtggtccgcccgcctgtcagcccctccgctactatctccacccaaaactatgagaatctgtaaaagtcaataaataaacagttgtttggtttaaaaaaatttttattgtctttctttttttttttcttttaattttttaagtcaccaaggttatggcaatagtaacattaacagtgtttaaagggtaccgttgcaaaacatacaatgctgcattaaagtaaaaagattttgtatgcaaacaaaaattggtatttttacaagtataaaaataaataaattttttacaccatttcatactgccagtcaactgatcctgcaggagacatgaagtagtctgcaaaactgtcccgcattctgcagactgcaactggactgcgaaaagtggggttttggtaatcccgtaaggtgctttctgaaacattatcctccagggaaacttgttcttttgatagaacaaaattatgcaggacaacgcacgctttgaccacatcatcgacagtttcagtctgcagtttaatggcagttagtagcactctccatttggcagttaggatgccaaaggcacattccactactctgcgtgctctggttaaacggtaattgaaaattttcttcctctgggtcagtccactacttccaaagggtttaagcaaatgtggggaaagctggaaggcatcatc is a window of Ranitomeya variabilis isolate aRanVar5 chromosome 2, aRanVar5.hap1, whole genome shotgun sequence DNA encoding:
- the LOC143803659 gene encoding uncharacterized protein LOC143803659, whose protein sequence is MSDRRHADQLITRRLWEEVCSAVMDNWEELDAGAQDLARNRIIVRWRSIRDRFKREFNKEMQAPSGSRGRRSRYKHARALSFLRSTLLSRSTFCSTREPASELQPSGAIPRESATGDHVDPSVSAPTLLFDPSASSTSAGAAGRTSSLEAAGDELEFPLPHPSATAATSRPTLWSGRQRQRGQERSYAPDFLHLNASFHSAIKLLSEQTSAGYNMLNKSILELSSRLDRMQSDANQSPRHCFFQSVLRHMENLTPDLQMHVVCTQRFDSSKPALFKLMRGHARGLPKELLMDQGTPYMSQVMRELCKALQITQLWTSVYHSQMDGIMERFNNTLKSMLKKIVEKDA